The Phaeobacter gallaeciensis DSM 26640 genomic sequence ACCGCACTCTGGAGTTGCTGCGCGGTAAACGTGCGACATTGGCCATCGGATTTGCCTTTGACGCGCAAGAGGCTGATGATCTGCCGCTGGAACCAACAGATCAACCGCTGGACATGCTGATCACCGAAAGCCGGGTGTTGCAGTTCAGCCGATAGCCCTGCGGCTGATCGCCCAGATTTTTCCGAAAAATCTGGGCAACAATTTTCAAAAAGTTTTGGACCATTAACGCGGGCCTTGTCCTGAGCCTTGCAACGGCGTACCACGCCACAATGCGAATTCTATTTCTTGGCGATGTCATGGGCCGCGCGGGACGCAAGGCCATTTCCGAACACCTCCCGCAGATGCGCAAGGACTGGCGGCTCGATTTTGTCGTGGTCAATGGCGAGAACGCGTCCAATGGCATGGGGCTGAATGGCGATCATGCCAAGGCGCTGCTGGATGCGGGGGCCGATTGCCTGACCCTTGGCGATCATGCCTTTGACCAAAAGGACATGTTGCAGGCCATCGAGAAAGAGCCGCGCATTATCCGTCCGCTCAATTTTGCCAAAAACGCACCGGGGCGTGGCTACCGGCTGTTCAACGCGCCCGGCGGGCGTAAGGTTCTGGTGGTGCAGGCGCTGGGGCAGGTGTTCATGAAACGGGCCTATGATGATCCCTTTGGCGCGGTGGAGGCGGTGCTGAAATCACATCCACGCGGCGGTCTGGCGCAGGCGGTGATCGTGGACATGCATTGCGAAGCCACGTCTGAGAAAATGGCTATGGGCCATTTCTGCAATGGCCGCGCTTCGCTGGTGGTGGGCACCCACACCCATGTGCCGACGGGCGATGCGCAGATCCTCTCTGATGGCACCGGCTACCTGACAGATGCCGGCATGTGCGGCGATTACAACTCGGTGATCGGCATGGAGAAGGCTGAACCGATGCGCCGTTTCCTGACCGGAATGCCGAAGAACCGCTTCACCCCCGCAGAAGGCCCCGCAACGCTTTCCGGCGTTTTTGTGGAAACCGATGACCGGACAGGCGCCGCCAAATCGATCCGGATGATCCGGGTGGGGGGGCTATTGGAACAGGCTGTCCCTTGAGGCAGATTTTGTCTCATGCAGCTCGCAACTTGCTCGGCTTCGCAAAACAATACAGACAGCGCAGGGGACATTTGTCTCCCTGTGCGCGCAAAACCCGAACCCTGTTCGCAAACAGCTGATAAATCAGGGTTATGCAAACCGGTTGTATAGCGAGGCCCTTGCCTCGTCTAACAAGATCAGGTTCACTCCCTTGGGCCGCGCGATCTGTGATACGGTTCAGCCCGTTTATTCAGGTCGCCGATGATTGATCTCTCAACTTCTTGGATGTCGTTACCCTTGATGCAGTTTCTTCCCCTTGGCGAAACCGGTGGCGCAATCCTGACGCTGCTGATCGTAGTAGCGATGTTTGTCGCCTTCCTGCGCGAGACCTTTCCGACCGAGGTGGTGGCGCTAGCGGGCGTGTCTGTGATGCTGGCAACCGGTGTTTTGCCTTATCAGGCGGCTCTGCCGGTGCTGTCAAACCCGGCGCCCTGGACCATTGCGGCCATGTTCATCATCATGGGGGCCTTGGTGCGCACCGGTGCTTTGGATGCCTTTACCGCGCAAGCGCGCAAACAGGCGGAGATCAATCCCAAGCTGGCCATCGCTCTGTTGATGGTCTTTGTCGTTGTCGCCTCTGCCGTGGTGTCGAACACGCCTGTGGTGGTGGTAATGATCCCAGTGTTCATCCAGATCGCCCGCACAATGAAGGTTTCGGCCTCCAAGATGCTGATCCCGCTCAGCTATGCGGCCATCCTTGGCGGTACGCTGACGCTGATCGGTACCTCCACGAACCTGCTCGTCGACGGTGTCGCGCGGGCGCAGGGGCTGGCACCGTTCACCATATTTGAGGTCACACGACTGGGCATCATTCTGGTGATCTGGGGGATGATTTATTTGCGGTTCATCGCCCCCCGTCTGCTACCGGACCGCAGCAGCATGGCCAGCCTACTGAGTGACCGCTCGCGGATGAAATTCTTCACCGAGGCGGTGATCCCCCCTGACAGCAACCTGATCGGGCGCGAAGTCACTGGGGTTCAGCTGTTCAAACGCCCCGGCGTGCGGCTGATTGATGTTATTCGCGGTGATATCTCGCTGCGTAACGCGCTCAAAGGGGTGGAGTTGCAGGTCGGGGATCGGGTGGTCCTGCGGACCAAGATGACCGAACTCCTCAGCCTGCAACGCAACAAGGAGCTGAAGCGGGTCGATCAGGTCTCTACCGTGGAGACCGAAACCGTTGAGGTGCTCATAACTCCAGGCTGCCGCATGGTGGGCCGCTCGCTTGGTGCGATGCGTCTGCGCCGCCGCTATGGCGTCTACACGTTGGCGGTTCATCGCCGGAACCAGAATATCGGCGTTCAGCTGGAAGATCTGGTGGTGCGGGTGGGCGATACCCTGCTGCTGGAAGGCAACGCTGAGGATATCCAGCGCCTTGCCGCAGATATGGATATGGCGGCCGTCTCGCAGCCCTCAGTGCGCGCCTACCGCCGCCGTCACGCGCCCATCGCCATTGCCGCACTGATCGGTATCGTGCTGCTGGCCGCCCTTGGCGTAGCCCCCATCCTGTTGCTCTCTGTACTGGCGGTCTCACTGGTGCTGATCACCCGTTGTATTGATGCGGATGAGGCGTTTTCCTTTGTCGATGGGCGGTTGCTGACGTTGATCTTTGCCATGCTGGCCATCGGCGCCGCCTTGGAGAGTTCTGGCGCTGTGCGGCTCATTGTGGAGGCGATTGCGCCGTCACTCTCGATCTTGCCGCCGTTCCTTCTGGTCTGGGCGGTCTATCTGTTGACCTCAATTTTGACAGAGCTGGTCTCCAACAACGCCGTGGCGGTGGTGGTGACGCCAATCGCGGTTGGTCTGGCGCAGGCCATGGGCATTGATCCACGTCCCTTGGTGGTGGCGGTAATGGTCGCGGCTTCGGCTTCCTTCGCGACGCCAATCGGCTATCAGACCAATATGCTGGTCTATGGCCCCGGCGGCTATAAGTTTACAGACTTCCTGCGCGTGGGCATCCCGCTGAACTTTAGCGTTGGCCTCCTGGCATCTATCCTGATCCCGTTCTTCTGGCCGCTTTAACAGCCTCCGTTAGGAGGTTGTTAACCATAAGTATTCGGCGGTTGAAAAGGGCTATGCGATGGCGCGGGATTGTCCGACTTGACGGCCGGTGAACAGGCACCCACCAAGGAAACTGCCCTCCAGCGCGTTATAGCCGTGATAACCGCCGCCGCCGAAACCTGCCACCTCTCCAGCGGCAAATAGCCCCGGTACAGTCGAGCCATCCGCGCCGATCATCTGCCCGTCGAGATTGGTCTGCAACCCGCCCAGTGATTTGCGCGTCAGGATGTTCAGGCGTACTGCGATCAGCGGCCCATTGGCACGGTCGAGCAGGCGGTGCGGCTTGGCAGTGCGGATCAGCCGGTCGCCCCGGTAGTTGCGCGCGGCATTGATCGCAATCAGCTGGGCGTCCTTGGCAAAGGGGTTGTCCGCCTGCGCATCGCGCGCTTCGATCTGGCGGCGCAGGTGGGTTTCCTCCAACGGCAGCTCCCCCAATTCGTTCATGCCCTTGACCAGATCGCTCAGCGTGTCAGCCACGACGAAATCCGCGCCATGTTTCTTGAAGGCCTCTACCGGGGCCGGGGCCTTGCCCCGCGATAACAGCCGCGCGCGCAGCACCTCGCCCCATTTGCCGGAGGTCAGATCCGGGTTCTGCTCGGATCCGGAGAGGGCAAATTCCTTCTGGATGATCTTCTGGCTGAGGATGAACCAGCTGTAATCCTGCCCGGTCTTCAGGATATCACGCAGAGTGCCCAGCGTGTCGAAGCCCGGCAGATAAGGCGCGGGCAGACGGTCGCCTCTGGCGTCAAACCACATTGAGGACGGTCCCGGCAGAATGCGGATGCCGTGATTGGGCCAGATCGGATCCCAGTTCCGCAGCCCTTCGGTGTAGTGCCACATCCGGTCGGCATTGATGACATGACCGCCAGCGGCCTCCGCGATGGGGATCATCCGCCCATCCACGTGAAAGGGCACCCCTGCCACCATACGGCGCGGCGCCGGGCCCAGCCGCTCCACGGGCCAGTTTTTCCGCACCGCATCGAGATTGCCGCCAATCCCGCCAGAGGCCACCAGCACCGACGGTGCATAGACCTCAAACTCGCCGATTTCCTGCCGGTTTGTGCGCGCGCCTTGCGGGGCCTGATCTTCGGCCAGGACCTCGCCGGAGACGCCTTTGACGATGCCGCCCTGGGTGATGATATGGCTGACCTGATGGCGAAATCGCGGCTGGATCAGACCGGCCTCGACATGGGCCTCAACCCGCGCGGCAAAGGGCGCGACCACCCCCGGTCCTGTGCCCCAGGTCAGGTGAAAGCGCGGCACTGAATTGCCGTGCCCCTCAGCCTCGCCGCCGCCGCGTTCGGCCCAGCCAACAACCGGAAACCAGCGCATCCCGAGCCCGTGCAGCCAGGCGCGCATCTCGCCACTGGCAAACTCAAGATAGGCCCGTGCCCAACGTTGCGGCCAGTGGTCTTCGGGGCGGTCAAACTGGGCGCTGCCGAACCAGTCGCGCCGGGCCAGATCGGGGCGGTCGCGAATGCCCATGCGGCGTTGCTCTGGGGTGTCGATCATGAACAACCCACCAAGGCTCCAATGGGCTTGACCGCCCAGGAAATGTGCAGGCTCCTGATCCAGCAGGATCACCCGCTTGCCCCGGTCGCCCAGCTCTGCTGCGGCCACCAACCCTGCCAGCCCGGCGCCGACAATGATCACATCTGCGGCGTTGTCCGTTGCCTGTCCCATGGCGTGCCTCTGCTATTGCTCCCTGTGGTGGGATCAGCCTAAGCGTGCAGAGGGCATCGGCGCAAACTCTGCGCGCGCTGCCGTTGGGTCAGTAGTAGAAAGTGCCGCCCGGTCAGAGTGGCCAGAACAGCAGGATTGACGGGATTGAGGCGGCGATGATCAACACCTCAAGCGGCAGACCAATGCGCCAGTAATCGCCAAACTGATAGCCGCCGGGACCCAGCACCAGCGTGTTGTTCTTATGCCCGATAGGGGTGAGGAACGCTGCAGAAGCCGCCACCGCCACCGCCATCAGGAACGGATCAGGCGACACCCCAAGGCCATTGGCCATCTGGATGCCGACGGGGGCTGCAACAATGGCTGTGGCGGTGTTGTTCAGCACATCCGATAGTGTCATGGTGACCACCATCAACACTGTCAGAATGGCCCAGGCGGGCATCCCATTGGTCAGTGTTAGCAGGCTTTCGGCAATCAGAGCCGTCCCACCGGCGCTGTCTAAGGCTGCCCCCAATGGGATCATTGATCCCAGCAGCACCACCACCGGCCATTCAATGTGGTCATACAATTCCGCCAGCGGCAGGATCTTGGTCAGCACATAGGCCACCACCACCAGCCCCAGTGCAATCGGCAGATAGATCAGCCCGAGCGAGGCCGCGAGCACCGCCCCCGCAAAGAGACCAATCGCCAGCCAGGTCTTGTCATTGGCGGTTACCGACAGGCCGCGCTCGGCCAGCGGCAGGCAGCCCAGCCACTCGGTGACATCGGCGCCGCGATCGCGCGGGCAGAGCAGCAGCAGGATATCCCCGGCCTCAATCTGTTCCTGACGGATATGGCGGGTCAGGCGGCGGCCTTGCCGCGCCAGCCCCATCAGCACCGTGTTCTGCCGCCACGCCAGCCCCAGCGCCTGCGCGCTGCGCCCCTTGATACGGGCGGTTTCAGGGACCACCACCTCAATCAGCTCCAGCCCATCACCCGCAGCGGCCAGTTTCTCTTGGCGCGCGGCATCGGCAAAGTCGAGGGAGGCGGCGCTGCGAAACTCATCCAGCGCTTCGGGTGTCGCCTCCAGCACCAGAGCGTCGCCAGCCCGCAACAGCTGACCTGCCGCCCGCCCATAAAGCCGCTTACCGTCACGGATCAGCCCCAGGATCGCCACATCGGCTTTCTCAGCCTCTTTGTCGAATTCGCCCAGCCGCTGGCCAATCATCTCGGAACCTTCGGGCACCGTCAGCTCGGCAATATATTGGGACAGCTGTGCTTCTGACGCGCCTGCCGCATTCTGGCGCAGCGGGATCAGACGCCAGCCGATCAACGCCACAAACAGTAGCCCCGCCAGCGCCGCAATCCCACCTACCGGGGCGAAGTCGAACATCCGGAACGGTTCTCCCAGGGTCTCCTCGCGGATTGAGGCAATGATGATATTGGGGGGCGTCCCGATCAGCGTCGCCATACCGCCCAAGATGGTGGCAAAAGACAGGGGCATCAGGCTCATCCCCGGCGTGCGCCCTGCTTTGCGCGCGGTCTGAATGTCCACCGGCATCAGCAGCGCCAGCGCCGCTACATTGTTCATGAAGGCCGACAGAACCGCGCCAATGCCCCCCATCAGCGTGATATGCGCGCCCAGATTGCGGCTGCTGTCCACCAAAGTGCGGGTGATCAGGAATACAGCGCCCGACCGCACCAAACCGGCCGAGACCACCAGCACCAGCGCCACCACCAATGTGGCGGGGTGGCCAAACCCGGCAAAGGCGTCGCTGGCGGGCACGACGCCCAGAACCACCGCCACCATCAGCGCTGAAAACGCCACGATATCATAGCGATACTTTCCCCAAAGCAGCAGGCCAAAGACAGCGGCGAAGAGGGCGAACAAAACAATCTGGTCAAATGTCATGGCGCCACTCTAGCCGCTGGGGCGGGCGGGGCAACCGTCGCAATGCACCCTTCTGTCGTGGCGTGTGCCTAGGATCCGGCAGCGCTGGTAGGGGCGGGGCGCATATGGGGCGCTTGAAAGCCCCCCGGTGTCGGGGCTATATGGGCGCCAGATCGAAATTGAAGCAGCAAGGATGCACCATGGCAGGCCATTCCAAATGGGCGAATATCCAGCACCGCAAGGGCCGTCAGGACGCCGCGCGGTCGAAATTGTTCTCGAAACTCTCCAAGGAAATCACCGTCGCCGCCAAGATGGGCGACCCCGATCCTGAGAAAAACCCACGTCTGCGTCTGGCGGTAAAAGAAGCCAAGAGCCAATCCGTCCCCAAGGATGTGATTGACCGCGCGATCAAGAAATCCACTGCCGGTGAAGGCGACGATTACGAAGAAATCCGCTATGAGGGCTATGGTCCGAATGGTGTGGCCGTCATCGTCGAAGCCATGACTGACAACCGCAACCGCACCGCTTCCACCGTGCGCTCCACCTTCTCCAAGAACGGTGGCAACCTCGGGGAGACCGGCTCCGTTGGCTTCATGTTCGACCGCAAGGGTGAGGTGACCTATCCGGCGACGGTCGGGGATGCAGACACTGTTATGATGGCTGCGATTGAAGCGGGCGCCGAAGATGTCGACAGTTCCGAAGATGGCCACATCATCTACTGCGCCGATACCGACCTCAACGAGGTGTCCAACGCGCTGGAAGGTGAACTGGGCGAGTCGGACTCGACCAAGCTGGTGTGGAAACCCACCACCACCACGGAACTCGACCTTGAGGGCATGCAGAAGTTGATGAAGCTGGTGGATGCGCTGGAGGACGACGACGACGTGCAGCGCGTCACCACCAACTTCGAAGCCTCCGACGAGGTGATGGAGCAGCTGTAAACCGCGGCTGTGACAATGAGAAAGTCTGAGGCCCGCCGGACTGGCGGGTCTTTTCGTCTGTGCAGTCCCCTTGGGCCAAATCCGCATAAGGATAAAACGATGAAAATCAGAGGTTTCCGCTCCGAAGATGCCGCAGTGCTGGCGCAGATTTTTCACGCTGCCGTGCATGGCGTGAGCGCGCGGGACTACAGCCCGGAGCAATGCGCCGCCTGGAGCCCGGAACCGGCTCCGGCGGAGGTGTGGCAGGGCCGCGCCGGTGACGGGCGCTTTGTTTTTGTCGCGGTGAATGCCGCCGATCAGCCGCAGGGCTTTATCGAGCTGGAGCGGGACGGCCATATCGATTGTTTCTACTGTCACCCGGATGTGGCGGGCACCGGCGTCGGCCTTGCGCTTTATCAGCAGTTGGAGGCACAGGCACGGGATTTGGGGCTGAGCAGCCTATATGTCGAGGCGAGCGAGGCCGCGAAGCGGTTTCTTACCCGGAAGGGCTTCACTGACGAAGGGCGCCGCGAGATTGAACGCCGGGGCGTCGGGCTTCACAACTACCGCATGACCAAGGCCCTGAGCTGATCGGAGACGATCAGGGCTGCGTCAGCACGCCTTCGCGTCGCAGCTCATCCGCGTCCGGCATCCACAGGTCGTTGCTCGCGGTGGCAAACAGCCGATCGGCAAACCCAGCGCTGATGCCCTGCTCGATCAGGAAGTCCCGGTCGCGGGCCTGTTCGCGGCCCAGATCCACCTGTGGCAACCCGCCGGGAAAATTCAGCGCATAGGCGTGAAACCCCAAGATGCCCTGATCGGCCAGCCTGCGCTGTTGCCCCGCCGCGAAGATCAGCGTGCAGGCGGAGGCGCAGGTGCCCTCTGCCACCGTGTCCAGCGCCCGCTCCCGGATCAGCCGGGCCACACCGCGCGCCTCATAGATCAGCCCGCCCGGACCGCTCAGGGCGACCTCACGCAGGGCCGGGGCTTCCGCCATCATCGCCGCCACGCGGCGGGTCAGCCCATGCGGGATTTCCCCAACAAAGATCAGCCGCCGCCCATCCGGGGTGATCGACAAGTCATAAAGCGCCTCACGCGCCAGCCGTTCCTGCTCGGCATAATCCGGCTCAACCGGGGTGGTGGCGATCAGCACCGCGTCCCACCACAGGGTGACTGTGGCGAAGCCAGCGAAAAGAATGGCCAGATACCCACCCCAGACCGGCGCCAGATGTCCGGTGTCGCGGATATGAGCATCCGCACTGCGCAGGAAACACCGCGCCTGCCACAGCAGCAGCAGCGCGTCGATCAGAACCAGCGCATAGAGCAACCTTATCGGCAGGACCACGACAGTATTCAACAGTGTCCATGTCAGCAGCACCACGATCCTTGGCAGAACCAGCTGCCATAGAAAGCTTCGCCCCAGTGTCAGAATGCGCAGCCGCTTCGGCGAGGTGCGGGCGGGATCGGTTCTCAGGCTGAATAACCTGCCATCCGTTTTGCTGGTGTCGTTATCCTCTGGCACTGTATTCGTGCCCCCGGTGGCTAGATCGGCGTCAGATGCCGACGCGCTGATTTGAGCACAGCTCGGGTCACATCGGCAAGGGCCGGGGCCAGAACCCGGCTCACCTGCCAGGTCAATGGGACATCCAGCGGGGTGTACGGGAGCAGCGGGCAGAGCTGCTCTGTCGTTAAATAAGGTGCTGCCAGCTGTTCAGGGTTCATCCCCCAGCCCACGCCTGCCAATGCGGCATCGACAAAGGCCTGACTGGACGGCAGGAAATGGGCAGGCGGTGCAATCCCGCTGCCCACATGTGCGCTGAGCCAGCGCCCCTGCAGCTGATCCTTGGCATTAAATATGAGACAGGGGGCGCGGGTTGCAGCCTCTTGTGTCACGCCCTTGGCAAACCAGCGCTCCCGAAACCCCGGTGACGCCGTCGCAATATAGCGCAGCGCTCCCAATGGGTAGGCATCGCAGCCTGGCACCGGCTTGGCATGGGCGGTTACTGCCGCCGAAACCTCGCCCCGGCGCAGCCAGTCGGCGCTGTGATCCTGATCGTCGATCACCAGATCAAACAGCAGTCCGTCGCAGGCGGCCATCACCGGAACAAACCAGGTCGCCAGACTGTCCGCATTGATCGCCACCCGCAGGCGCGATGCACCGGGCGCGCGCTCCAGCCGCAGATCCTCTGACACTGCCGCTTCCAGCAAGGCCACATCCTCGGCATGCTTGGCAATGCGAAGCCCGGCCTCGGTGCCAAGGCACGGGCTGCCACGCTGCACCAGACTGCTGCCGATCCGATCCTCCAGCGCCTTGATCCGTTGGGAGATCGCTGAGGGCGTGACCAGCAGCGCCTGCGCCGCCGCCTCGAAGGAGCCAAGCCGCAGTACCGCTGAGAGCGCGGCAAGGTGATTTGGATCGAATTTCATTAGCGCTGCTTAATTGAGATTATTCGGATTAATTTGCGTACATCACTCAGGCGGCGTAGTCAAAGCCGCAGATGCGGAGACCGATCCGTGCAGACACCGCCAAAGGATATCTCCATGCCCCCCAGCCTGATCGCCGGTTTCTTTCTGGGCCTCAGCCTCATTATGGCCATTGGCGCGCAAAACGCTTTTGTGCTGCGGCAGGGGCTGCGGCGCCAGCATGTGTTCTGGATCTGCTTTACTTGTGCCAGCTCCGATGCGCTGCTGATCACTGCCGGTGTTTTGGGCTTTGGCTCTCTCGCACTGGCGGTGCCGTGGTTCGAGCTGGCGATGCGCCTGGGCGGGGCGGCGTTTCTGCTGTGGTATGGCGCGCGCAGCCTGATGGCCGCCTGGCGTGGTGGGGCGCATCTGGACAGTGCCGATGGGCAGGGGGCGCCGGTCAAACTCTGGCCGATGCTGGCAACGGTGCTGGCACTGACCTGGCTGAACCCCCATGTCTATCTGGATACAGTGGTGCTGCTCGGCTCGATTTCGGCGCAATATCCGCAGCCGTTGGTGTTTGGCTTGGGGGCAGCGGTCGCAAGCTTCGTCTTCTTCTTTACGCTGGGCTATGGCGCCAGCTTTCTGGCGCCTGTCTTTGCCCGTCCCCGAGCGTGGCAGGTGCTGGATGTGCTGGTTGGCCTCACCATGTGGGCGATCGCGCTCAAGCTTTTGCTGATGTAGGGCCTGACGCGATGAAGATCTGTGCGTTACCCGACCAAGCCAATGCTGATGGCCCGTCCCTGAAGATATTTCATATGTGAAGGGTTGTTCTGCAGCGGCCCCGGTGGTCTCATGTCCGCCATGACTTCAACATCCCAAGACTCTCCGTCGCCCACACAAAGCACCGCCGCCAACCAGCCCTTGCGAGGCGTGTTCTGGATGCTGATGACGGGCTTCTGCTTTGTAGCGGTGACGGCGCTGGTCAAATACCTCGGCGACCGAGTCCCGCCAGCGGAATCTGCGTTCCTGCGGTATCTGCTGGGGCTGGTGTTTCTGTTGCCGATGATTGGCGCACTGCGCCGCAGCCAGCTGACACCGCGCCTTTGGGGGCTGTTTGCCCTGCGCGGGTTTGTCCATACCTTAGGAGTAATCCTGTGGTTTTTTGCGATGACCCAGATCCCCTTGGCCGAGGTCACGGCGATGAATTACCTTTCGCCGATTTATGTCTCCATCGGGGCGGCGCTGTTTCTGGGAGAGCGCATGGCGCTGCGCCGGGTCGGGGCCATTCTGGTGGCGCTGCTCGGCGCGCTGATCATCCTGCGGCCCGGATTTCGCGAGGTAGAGGCAGGCCATATCGCCATGCTGTTCACTGCGTTGGCCTTCGGTGCGTCTTATCTTTTGGCCAAAACCACGGTGGATGGCACCAATCCGGTGGTGGTTGTGGCGATGCTGTCGATCTGGGTGACGGTGTTTCTGGCGCCCTTCGCCGCTGCGGTGTGGGTGACACCCACGCTGTGGGAGCTGGCGATCCTGTTTGCGGTCGCCTGCTTTGCCACCGCTGGACATTATGCAATGACGCTCGCCTTCGCCTCGGCGCCGGTGACAGTCACTCAGCCAGTAACGTTTTTGCAATTGCTTTGGGCCACATTGCTCGGGGCGCTGGTCTTTGGTGAGGCGGTCGATATCTGGGTGGTCGCCGGCGGCTGCCTGATCCTGGCGGCCGTCAGCTTCATCACTTGGCGGGAGGCGGTGCTGAAGCGACGGGCCCTGACACCGGCCAGCCTCGCCACAAAAGTCTGATTTCGCAAAACCGTCATATAGCGCTGCTAGGGACCTCGAACGGCTTCGGTAACAAAGGTGAAACTCATGCGTGCCCGACTGATCTTGGCGTTTCTGCTGGCACCGCTGGGGCTGGCGCTGCCCGCCCAGGCTGGGGCCGCAGGCGCAGACGGTCCTGACAGTTCGGGCTACACAGGGCTGGAGATCTGCAACGATACCGCTGTGCCCCAGTCCGTCAGCCTGGCCTACCGCGACGATGGGCGGTGGATGTCCCATGGCTGGTGGGCGCTGCCACCTGAAACCTGCGAACGCGTGCTCGACGGGTCGCTCAAGAACCGGTTTTACTACTTCCGCAGCGAGGCGCAGAATTGGCAGTTTCTGGATGAGCGGATCTCATTCTGCACAGCGCCAGGTGACTTCACGATCTACGGCGACCGGGATTGTGCCATCCGTGGCTATGGCAGCGCATTTTTCGCCAAGATTGACACAAATATTATTGCCGACCCGTCCGGGAGCGCTCAGCCCAGCGCGGCCTATGTGGCCCAAATAAGCCGTCATTCCCGTCCGAAGACCGGCGGCACTGGCCCAATCAGCTCGGCGATTCCGGGGGAGGGGGCAACGGCGGACACCATCTTTGATCAGAACGTGACATTTCAGGGCTGCGAGGAGCGCGGCGATGGTCGGGTAATCTGCAAATTGGTCATGGGGGCGGGGCAGCTTTGTGTGACAAATGACGGGATGACCGATCCGGCCATTATCGACCGGCTGCAGGCGCTGGATCCCGGCACGCCAGTGCGCGTATCCGGAGAGAGCTTGGCATCCGGCGACCGTGTGACCTTCGCTAGCTTAAATTCCCTGACAGAGCGTGCAGAGACCCGGCATGATCTGATGTTGGATGATCTGGCTGGCCGGTGGGTGTCGCAGGCGGATGCCTATGATCTGTTCATCATTGAAGGGGCCTCGCGGCATAATTTCTACGGATCGGTCGAAACCATGACTGAGCTGTTGTCAGTTCAGACCGCTTGTGATGACGCCTTGGGGGTGGGTCCCTATTTGGTCGCCCAGGCTGAGGATGGCGGCCCCACCCATTGCTACCGGATCATCTCCCTGACAGAGAACGAGTTGGTGCTGTCATACATGCCGCGCGGGACGGAGCTGCGCTATCAGCGCCAAGATCTGCCCCTGAACTAAACGACGTGGTCCCTGCGGGTGAAGGCGCAGTTAGTTCAACGCCAGATCCACCACCCGATGGGCAGCGCGACGAGCCTGGGCGGTATCCAGTGGCGTCTCGGACTGGGCCGCCTGCAACCAGACCCCGTCCATATAGCATTGTAGGGCGTGGCGGGCCGTCTCCACCCGATCCTGCGGTAGCAGGCCGTTCAATTCCGCCAGAAAATGGCTGCGCACACGGCTGCGATTGATTCTGTGCAGCCGCGACAGGCGCGGCGAATAGGGGGCGCTGGCCCAGAACTGCATCCAGAGACTGCATTGCGCGACGCTGAATAAATCATCGTCAAAATTGGCATCCATCACCGCGTAAAGCCGCTCTTTCGGGCTCTTTGCTGTGGCATATCCCCGGATCATCGCCTCGCGCAGCTTGTTCAGAAGATGGCGCATCGTGGCCTCCATCAGCCCTTCCTTAGAGCCGAAGTAATAGTTGATCGAGGCCGCCGAGGCCCCGGCCTCCTTCGCGATTTCTGCCATGGTAACAACACCATACCCACGTCGGTGAACGGCGATGATG encodes the following:
- a CDS encoding SLC13 family permease, which produces MTFDQIVLFALFAAVFGLLLWGKYRYDIVAFSALMVAVVLGVVPASDAFAGFGHPATLVVALVLVVSAGLVRSGAVFLITRTLVDSSRNLGAHITLMGGIGAVLSAFMNNVAALALLMPVDIQTARKAGRTPGMSLMPLSFATILGGMATLIGTPPNIIIASIREETLGEPFRMFDFAPVGGIAALAGLLFVALIGWRLIPLRQNAAGASEAQLSQYIAELTVPEGSEMIGQRLGEFDKEAEKADVAILGLIRDGKRLYGRAAGQLLRAGDALVLEATPEALDEFRSAASLDFADAARQEKLAAAGDGLELIEVVVPETARIKGRSAQALGLAWRQNTVLMGLARQGRRLTRHIRQEQIEAGDILLLLCPRDRGADVTEWLGCLPLAERGLSVTANDKTWLAIGLFAGAVLAASLGLIYLPIALGLVVVAYVLTKILPLAELYDHIEWPVVVLLGSMIPLGAALDSAGGTALIAESLLTLTNGMPAWAILTVLMVVTMTLSDVLNNTATAIVAAPVGIQMANGLGVSPDPFLMAVAVAASAAFLTPIGHKNNTLVLGPGGYQFGDYWRIGLPLEVLIIAASIPSILLFWPL
- a CDS encoding SLC13 family permease, which codes for MQFLPLGETGGAILTLLIVVAMFVAFLRETFPTEVVALAGVSVMLATGVLPYQAALPVLSNPAPWTIAAMFIIMGALVRTGALDAFTAQARKQAEINPKLAIALLMVFVVVASAVVSNTPVVVVMIPVFIQIARTMKVSASKMLIPLSYAAILGGTLTLIGTSTNLLVDGVARAQGLAPFTIFEVTRLGIILVIWGMIYLRFIAPRLLPDRSSMASLLSDRSRMKFFTEAVIPPDSNLIGREVTGVQLFKRPGVRLIDVIRGDISLRNALKGVELQVGDRVVLRTKMTELLSLQRNKELKRVDQVSTVETETVEVLITPGCRMVGRSLGAMRLRRRYGVYTLAVHRRNQNIGVQLEDLVVRVGDTLLLEGNAEDIQRLAADMDMAAVSQPSVRAYRRRHAPIAIAALIGIVLLAALGVAPILLLSVLAVSLVLITRCIDADEAFSFVDGRLLTLIFAMLAIGAALESSGAVRLIVEAIAPSLSILPPFLLVWAVYLLTSILTELVSNNAVAVVVTPIAVGLAQAMGIDPRPLVVAVMVAASASFATPIGYQTNMLVYGPGGYKFTDFLRVGIPLNFSVGLLASILIPFFWPL
- a CDS encoding YebC/PmpR family DNA-binding transcriptional regulator — translated: MAGHSKWANIQHRKGRQDAARSKLFSKLSKEITVAAKMGDPDPEKNPRLRLAVKEAKSQSVPKDVIDRAIKKSTAGEGDDYEEIRYEGYGPNGVAVIVEAMTDNRNRTASTVRSTFSKNGGNLGETGSVGFMFDRKGEVTYPATVGDADTVMMAAIEAGAEDVDSSEDGHIIYCADTDLNEVSNALEGELGESDSTKLVWKPTTTTELDLEGMQKLMKLVDALEDDDDVQRVTTNFEASDEVMEQL
- a CDS encoding TIGR00282 family metallophosphoesterase — protein: MRILFLGDVMGRAGRKAISEHLPQMRKDWRLDFVVVNGENASNGMGLNGDHAKALLDAGADCLTLGDHAFDQKDMLQAIEKEPRIIRPLNFAKNAPGRGYRLFNAPGGRKVLVVQALGQVFMKRAYDDPFGAVEAVLKSHPRGGLAQAVIVDMHCEATSEKMAMGHFCNGRASLVVGTHTHVPTGDAQILSDGTGYLTDAGMCGDYNSVIGMEKAEPMRRFLTGMPKNRFTPAEGPATLSGVFVETDDRTGAAKSIRMIRVGGLLEQAVP
- a CDS encoding FAD-binding dehydrogenase; this translates as MGQATDNAADVIIVGAGLAGLVAAAELGDRGKRVILLDQEPAHFLGGQAHWSLGGLFMIDTPEQRRMGIRDRPDLARRDWFGSAQFDRPEDHWPQRWARAYLEFASGEMRAWLHGLGMRWFPVVGWAERGGGEAEGHGNSVPRFHLTWGTGPGVVAPFAARVEAHVEAGLIQPRFRHQVSHIITQGGIVKGVSGEVLAEDQAPQGARTNRQEIGEFEVYAPSVLVASGGIGGNLDAVRKNWPVERLGPAPRRMVAGVPFHVDGRMIPIAEAAGGHVINADRMWHYTEGLRNWDPIWPNHGIRILPGPSSMWFDARGDRLPAPYLPGFDTLGTLRDILKTGQDYSWFILSQKIIQKEFALSGSEQNPDLTSGKWGEVLRARLLSRGKAPAPVEAFKKHGADFVVADTLSDLVKGMNELGELPLEETHLRRQIEARDAQADNPFAKDAQLIAINAARNYRGDRLIRTAKPHRLLDRANGPLIAVRLNILTRKSLGGLQTNLDGQMIGADGSTVPGLFAAGEVAGFGGGGYHGYNALEGSFLGGCLFTGRQVGQSRAIA